Proteins found in one Xenopus laevis strain J_2021 chromosome 1L, Xenopus_laevis_v10.1, whole genome shotgun sequence genomic segment:
- the LOC121400661 gene encoding uncharacterized protein LOC121400661 encodes MVSLGHIEEFDIARPSSWDSYAERLQFFLEANKVTDPVQKRAVLLSVIGSKTYEIIRSLVSPTKPSDCSFEEIIKQLKNHFAPTTSETVKRFHFNRRSQQSGESIAAYIAELRSLAENCNFGSSLESLLRDRLVCGVRDAALQRRLLAKHNLTFALAQEEALAYEAASAHSKEIQASASSVIAPELHQVYKMPASAQVSDPVKLRCHSCGGCHLRGN; translated from the coding sequence ATGGTGTCCCTGGGCCACATAGAGGAGTTTGACATTGCCAGGCCATCCTCATGGGATTCCTATGCAGAGAGACTACAGTTCTTTCTAGAAGCAAATAAGGTGACAGACCCTGTGCAGAAACGTGCAGTTCTGCTGAGTGTTATAGGCTCAAAGACTTATGAGATTATTCGCTCTCTGGTATCCCCCACTAAACCCAGTGACTGCTCATTTGAGGAAATTATTAAGCAgcttaaaaatcattttgcaccCACAACATCTGAAACTGTTAAGAGGTTCCACTTTAACAGGCGCAGCCAGCAGTCAGGTGAGAGTATTGCTGCCTATATAGCAGAGCTGCGCagtttggcagaaaactgcaattttgGCAGCAGCTTGGAATCCTTGCTAAGGGATCGTCTTGTGTGTGGGGTCAGGGATGCAGCACTGCAAAGAAGGCTTCTAGCAAAGCACAACCTAACCTTTGCTTTGGCCCAGGAGGAAGCACTTGCTTATGAGGCTGCATCTGCACATTCCAAGGAGATACAGGCCTCTGCCAGTTCAGTTATTGCACCAGAGCTGCATCAAGTGTATAAAATGCCAGCATCAGCACAGGTATCAGATCCAGTAAAATTAAGGTGCCACAGTTGTGGGGGATGTCACCTGCGTGGAAAC